The sequence below is a genomic window from Prinia subflava isolate CZ2003 ecotype Zambia chromosome 11, Cam_Psub_1.2, whole genome shotgun sequence.
GTCCCCGCTGCTGTTGCAGTGCAGAGGGGAGGCCATGTCAGAGGGCTGCTCCGGGGCTTTCCCGGGAGCAGGAGGCAGCGGCACGGACAGAGGGACGTTCATCATGTAGAACACATTGCCCAGACGCCGGGACACCTTTAAAGGCAAAGGCACAATTGCAGCAATTACTTCTTGCTGTTAAAGCCATTAAACAATCAAGCCTGACTCTGATGCAGCGACTCCAGGGACATCCCAGGCATCGCAAAGGGTTATCACattcttgtgaaaaaaaaaatcttttccattttcactCTTTTCGAGGCCCAGGTTGTGGAAGGGGGTTGGTGATACCTAAATTAGGGCTGACAGCAGGATCCTCCTGCTCCCAAggtgctgcagcacccagggacagaggggaggCAAACTGCCAGCCAGGAGTGGGGCCCGTGGTGGGAATGAGAGAGGAGTGAGAGAGTACAAGGgattaaagaaaaggaaaagaaccagcagcaacagaaacacacagagagTTGACATTAGTGGATGAAATTAAGGacataaaactgaaaacagagagggacagtctgttcctgaaaAATGTATGATCATATTCCTTCCTGTCTCTCTGTATGCCATGGTTACATACATGGAAGCAAAAGCAAACTTTCCTGGAGTAATTTATTTCCTCCCAATATTGTGGCAGTTACCTTACCagtggaaaaaatggaaaaattctcTCCTGTCATCTTCCAGAATTTTCATGTCTCTGTGACTCACTGTCTTGGCACACATTGAATAATCATACCTGAGAGCGAATTTTTAATGCTGGTCCGAGCTTTAATCCCATTGTATCCAGGAGATGTTCCTCTGTTAGCAGTGGAAGGGTTTCTCCATCAATGGCATGGTCTTTAAATATCTGATGAAATGATAAAACACATTATAGTGTGCTAAAATAGACTTGGTAATTTTTCGTGCTTAACCCAGATGcataaacaataaaaagaaataataataattttactgttttatCTTGGTATTTATCTCCTAACAGCACAAAGAAAACCACTATTATATTTGTAATTTTGGGACAATCAACTACCCTCCCACATTTACATTTGCTTGCTGACATTTAAATCTAGATGGTTCTAAAGATCTGAAAACGTAGGGAATGTTTATAATCACCTGGGCATaatctgagcagcctgggaggctGACAATGAAGTTGTGCACATCATCAACCGTCCACTTGCGAATGTCTTCGATGGAAGAAATGTCTTCTCCATTCAGCATCAGGCCATGAGCTCCTTTGAGGAGGAAACACAGAAGTTATCGTGGTAGAATTCTGCTGGCAAATCAGGAGGAAATCATTGTTACCATGAGAATTTTTACACGTTTTCAGAACTTAGTATAGTAACAGCAGGGTATAATCACTTGCAGATACAGGAGTCCTAGACACAAAATCACCAGGTAATGAGCAGAACCTGGttctgaaggtttttttttttttggtggcttCTTTTGTTTACTGCTGGCACTGTACCTACCAGTGCCTACACATACAAATAATGCTGCAGGACTTCCTCTAATGACTGTGTTAGCCAGTGCTTTCTCTTCTTTAGACTTTACTGTTACTTTGACTAATATTTCAGTAGAACTGATCCAAGCCTTTGCTTGTCCACAGTGCCTACTGTGAGTTAGAATATATAGAAAGGTTGTGGTCTGAAGAGAGGCTAACCTCACAACTGCATTCAGCAatattgtttgttttaattgaaattactttttagAACAAGAACTGAATAGAGATATTACTGTTTGCAGCATTAGAATTCTATTTTTAGTTGCAAAGACTCTACCATACCAAAAATTCACTTAAAACAGAGGGAAGAATTGAGAGACCAAATCAATAAAACCAGATTATATCAACATGCCACTCGAACTGTAATCTGGAAATCTGACAAACCTGAAGGTAGCAATGGGTTGTTGGGCACTGGAAATCCATATGGTAATGCTGAGAATGGGATTGCAGAAGGGTACAGGTACTTGTCATCAAAAGCAGCGCAGGAGCTGTTGGCTTCCTTCTCATTTGTGTTGCTGCAGCTGGTGGTTTCAGTAGGAATTTCCTGAGTAGCACAGTTTTTTCTTAATCCTTGTTCAAACTCTTTGCAGTTCTTGGCAACTGCAGATGGCTCAGTCTGGTTTTTGCTCTGCTCATGTTTGTTTGGTGTCTCCACCTCTACttctttcttgtcttctttCTCATCATCCGCCGCAGCTGAGGCAGAGTCCGTGGATTTGTCATCTGCCTGGTTCTTTGTGCCGTTGGCACTGCCCTCGGCACTTTTGTGGTTTCCAGCTCTCCTCCCTGGGCGGCGCCCCCTCTCCCTTTGCAGAGTGCTGACCGGCGGGTACGGGCTGCTCGCCATCAGCATGGTGTTGCCGTGGATCTCGTCCAGGGTGGTGCGGTGGACATAGAGCTCGTTGGCGAGGTGCCCGTCAGGGAGCCTGTGCCTGCCGCGGAAAGCGATGGGGCTCGCTGGCATCCCGTGGTAAAGGAAAGGGGcttccagccccaggagccctTTCCGGTGGgctttctccatttccttttgcTGGAAAATAGCACTCATCTCCATTTCCATTCTAAGAGACACACAGAGCACGAGCAGTTAGGGCAGCTCGGTTCCTTCATCaacttggtttttttcagcagcagaataAAACTCAGATAAACATGTAAGCAAGAGTACTCCTCGTTCTCTCTCTCCTCTACATTACTGTGTGTGAGAGGGTACAAACTGCAGATGGAATGGCAAACCTGGCTGTATTTAATGTGCTGTCAGATACAGATAGCAAGctaaaagaaagggaaaacataTCTTCCATGTGATGGCCCTGGATAATACTTCAGACAAACAATGTGTTATGTGCATATTGGCAATCCAGACATGGGGATTATATTCACATTTGGAAGATATCTCCAGGATCATAAGGGCTGAAgactaaagaaaataattgatttAGATTATCACTCAGAAATTTGTacttaaaactgcaaaattccAGTGATATTGTAAATGATAAGGAGCAAGAATGGTATTATCTACAGAACCTGTGCATCTGTCCAGAGTAAGCTGATGCTGAGTCTCTTGAGTAACCCTCCACAGTGCCTGGCACGTGAGCATGGTTCTGAGTGTACAAGGGTGAGATCCTGGTGGGAAGTGTTCAGCTAATCTCCTTCCTTCTGGATGAATGCTCCAAAGTCTGTGCCAGCTTCCTGCTCCTGTCATAGCGGATGGGAGGGCTTGCCAGTGGGATACAGAGAATACAAGTAGTGGTATTTGTCTCTGCTGTACTAACCTTTGCTGGCATCAGCTTtctctggagccaggccagcAATCAAACAGAAAGGTAGAGCTCCTAGAGGAGCTTTGAGGAGCTTTCAGTGGGATTTCTGCATCTTTGGAAAAGAGCCTGTGAAGTAAAGCACTTGGAAGTGCATCAAGATAGCTTTCTTAACACTGCAGTGAATATAACAGGTCACAGAAAATCTGGTTTTCAGGAGTGTAAAATTGTCAGGAAAACAGTTTGGGCAAAAGCTATCTATACAGATTTTTGGTATGAGGAGGAGTTATTTGATCACACCACTGAGggctttttctctgccttttcatCCTTGAAACAACCTCCAACTTACTGATTTCCTGCTTTCAGAGATACAAAGGAAGTGTTTTGTCTATGTACAGTGTCCTTGTACATTTTGCCTCATTGTCATTACTCCCACCTAGCTCTTGAGGTGGTAACAAACCGCAGAAAGCATTAcattcctgcctcctcctccagctgagaCAGTCTGCTGCTGTCAGGACCAGCAAACAGAGCTTTGGGGTGAGGCAGAGTCCCTTGGAGAGCCAGGATTTGAGCCCAggtgctcagcagcacagctctaCAGGAGATTGTCAACACTGGATTtctggaaaggagaaaggagcaaGTGCAGCCCTAAAGGTGAcctgtgctgcagaaagctgTGTGCACACAGTGGAAATTGCCAGGGTGACAAAAAACTGGGGTAGAAGGTTTTTAAGGTGTAAGTGAGCTGCTCCATGTTGGAGTTTTGCTGTTTGGTGTGCTGAGGGAAGAGCCTGAACAATCTCAATCACTTTGCTGCTTTAATCCTGGCATGCACCTCAGAGCAAAGCTTGCTATTGATTACCTGgcaatattttgcttttgaacCAGTTCTTGTCTTCTGGCCACAGCTTCCATGGATTCTGGTTGCAGAAAGCTGTATCCTtaaagggaaggggagaaaaaaaaaatttaaaattcacttGTTTACTCATGCAAATGTACAACCCCCAAAGCAATGCAGAGACACTTTGTAAGTCTTCAACTGTGGACTTCACCAGGAAGGTGAAAGGATTTCAAGTTAAATCCTATTTGTTGTCATTGTTTTGGTGGGTATATGTAGAAAGAACATGAAGTCCATCATCAGGTGTTTTCAGGATCAGATCTGTAGTTAGGAACACCTGCCATTAACCCACAAAGGAAGGAGACAGCAGGGTGGTTTTATTTGGTGACTTATGCCTTTGAAGTACATGTAACTGGTCAGAAAATAATAGCCATCAGTTGAGTAAGGCAAACCTGCTTCTTCAAGACTGCTTTCAGCTTAGAGGCtgtgtaattttaaattacatttcctCTTGATGGACTCTCTCATTTGAGATCCATGTTAAGGTGGAGAAAGAAGCggaaatcagaatttttttcttggtgtaTTGATGTGACATTGAAAATACATTCACTCATCTCAAAGAAAGACTCTTAAGCTCACTTTGTATAAAATAATATGTAAATTTTTGTGTAGCATGACATGAGTGCCATAGTTGTGATGTCCAGCCTTCCCCTTGGAGCTGTGCCCTGTAATTTTGAGCCTTTATTAAAAAGGACTTGTATTTGCCTTAGATGAATCAAGAGGCATGTGGTACTATCCTTAGAGAATATGATCAGTATAAAGCAGCCAATGGTCATATAAGAGGAAGAGTAAAATGTAATATAAAAGTGTTGCTGAGGAGCTATTTTTTTTGCTATAGCCTTTTGTTTGTGTGTGAAAACACttggaaaatacaaaaagaaaagcagggaacAAAAACATGCAGAATACTCTGAGAACTGTATTTAACAAAAGCTAGAATGGACATGCTTAAACCTAAACTGGCATAGTTTAGACTCTCTGGTGAGCAGGCTGCCTCCTTTTAGTGAGACTTCTTCTAAATAAAATGAACTGTTACTGACACTACCAATAAACCTATGCAAAACTAGCAGGTGCAGTTGGCTTTCTGATCCACACGGTCCCACTTTTCAGGGTGCAGAGGGTGCTTTGTCACCTGGGCCTGGGTAGACACGGTTGGACAACAGGTTTGGCATGCTGGGGTGCTGTGGGACTGCGGGTCCCAGGTGGGATGCTATGTGGATCTGTCTGGGGTCAGCTGAGGCCATCATTTCAGTTGAAGGTAGCAGATCTCTgcgagaaaaaaaaagaaaaaattgagaTATGTGAAGGTTATTGTTTTGTTAAGAATGTCCATAGGTCTTTACAAGTTCAGggacagcacacacagagtgaTTAATTGCAGTGCTGGAACAGAAAAATGGTGCCCCGTACCTGTCCACCAGCCGCGGCTCAAACTGGGCGGGGATCGCCTGCATCCTCTGCTGGCCCGGCCCCATCAGCTGCGGGTTTACTGCCATCAGCTGGTTCCTCATTAGCATCTCCTGCCGCTGCCGCAGTTCTGCAAAGCACACACAGTTCAGCTGTCAGTGGAGTTAGGAAGTGATTCTGGCTGCAGTATAACCTAAccaggaaaaatgttttgttttatctgGTGCAaatcacacctttttttttttttttaatagcagcaactgaaaacatgttttcacTGCCACCCGAACTACTTCGTTTAAATAATGTAGATTTATTCAATCGAactgcagtaaaaataaataggaTGTGCTCAGTCAAGTGTAACAAAGGACAAATTACAATGAATAATAATTTACATAACACTATGAAACAGAAGATAGCCATGGATGTTAAGTTCTCTGCTTGAGAGGGTTTGCATTTCTAATATAGTTTCATTTTGAGAAAAATCATACTAGGTAGAACTTGCACAGTCATGAGAAAGCAGCTCTAGAAAAAGATGTCCCTAAAGATGAGCCAGAACATCATAATGTGCAGTGTGGC
It includes:
- the SAMD7 gene encoding sterile alpha motif domain-containing protein 7 gives rise to the protein MMASADPRQIHIASHLGPAVPQHPSMPNLLSNRVYPGYSFLQPESMEAVARRQELVQKQNIARMEMEMSAIFQQKEMEKAHRKGLLGLEAPFLYHGMPASPIAFRGRHRLPDGHLANELYVHRTTLDEIHGNTMLMASSPYPPVSTLQRERGRRPGRRAGNHKSAEGSANGTKNQADDKSTDSASAAADDEKEDKKEVEVETPNKHEQSKNQTEPSAVAKNCKEFEQGLRKNCATQEIPTETTSCSNTNEKEANSSCAAFDDKYLYPSAIPFSALPYGFPVPNNPLLPSGAHGLMLNGEDISSIEDIRKWTVDDVHNFIVSLPGCSDYAQIFKDHAIDGETLPLLTEEHLLDTMGLKLGPALKIRSQVSRRLGNVFYMMNVPLSVPLPPAPGKAPEQPSDMASPLHCNSSGDTLDSPCSQDPETSQAVEQIVAESRENPCDTAGSQADFQMIAFQKS